The following is a genomic window from Cinclus cinclus chromosome 7, bCinCin1.1, whole genome shotgun sequence.
CGAGCCCTCGGAGGTCCCCGCTGCCCCGGTACCGGATCGTTCCTGCACCCCGGAGCTGGGAGCGGCTCCAGCACAGGTCCGAGCCGCGCTCGGTTGTGCCCCAGCCCGGAGGGGGCCGCGGTGAGGGGAAGGGGGCGGTTCTGGCGAGTTCCTTGTGCCGGCttcccccgtgtcccccgtgCCCTGAGATGGCGGAGGGAGCGGCTGCCCGCGGTCTGCTCCTCCGCTCGGGTCCCGGGGGACGAGCCGGTGCCGCAGCAGCCATGGCGAATCCCGGTTCCCTCCCTGAGCCTCGGTGTCCCGCAGGACCGGGACCAGCCGTGACCTGTCATCGTGTCCCTTTCAATGGGCCATCCCCGTGGCTGCACAGCTGTTCCCGAGGCCCATCTCCGAAAGGCTTTTTCAGCACTCCTGAAGAGTCCGGAGCAAGGGGCTCTGCTctgttcccagcacagagaTACCGGctgtgagctggagcagagtgaATTCTGCCCCATTCACGGGCCCGTGCAGGAGCTCCTCCATCTCCGGGACGGACCAGCAGCCGGGCTTACACACTTGCCTGGGGCGCAAGAAGCCGCTTGTCAGAAGCAGGGGGACGCCACTTGTGAGCGTGCAGTGAGGGAAGAAGATGTGGAGAATGGAACCTGCAGCAGCGATGGCAGAGTGAGGGAGCCCCTGGATCCCCAGGGCACATCGGCCACCGACCATGTGCTCAGAAGGCTGCTCAGAGGATTCCTGGGTGAGTGCAGGGCCGCGGCTGTGGCCCCTCTCGGGAGGGGACAGTGTCACccggcagggacagggctggcgGCTGTGTGGCTGTTTCCCGATGTCTGGAAGAGGCCTCGTGCTCCGCTGGGCCCCAGCAGTGGCTGGAAGCGGCAGCCGCAGCTGCCCCCGAGCCtgtgcagctctcctgctgcagcctgtccccagcccggggtccctggctgtccccacacctgtgtccctgcccgtgcccaggctctgggctctctggctgccagctgagggaggagCAAACACGCTGAGAGGTCCCTCCTGTGCTCCCCGGCCATCCATCGGGCCAGCACATCCGAGGGCCGGCTCTGgtcctggcagccagcagctcttTCCTGCTCCAGGCCAGCGCTCCAGCCACCATCCCGTGCTCaccttgctgctgctcctgctcctgttcctgctgctggccgtGGTGGCGGCCTTGGCTGTGCGGTCAGGTAAGGGAGGGGCAGCAGCCTGGGCCCAGCCCCTCGGGGCAGAGCggggtccctgctccctgcagaggggAGGGCGATCCTCAcaccttctcctcttccccctgcagctccacaggTTCCAGCTCCACCTGCGGCTCCGACGTTGGTTCTGGGCTGTCCCCCTGGCTGGGTTGGATACAATGGAGTCTGCTACTACTTCTCAAGGGACAGCAGaacctgggagcagagccaagAGCGGTGCTCCGAGCTCGGGGCCTCCCTGGCCATTGTCCAGGATGAGGCAATGGTGAGTGAGGGGCTGCGGG
Proteins encoded in this region:
- the LOC134046448 gene encoding C-type lectin domain family 2 member L-like, with amino-acid sequence MTHFKQPRRNIQRGAALPDSFRGGGNPIASCHTMSGQSVKGAPVQTQGGSFIPCPERALGASPRRSPLPRYRIVPAPRSWERLQHRSEPRSVVPQPGGGRVREEDVENGTCSSDGRVREPLDPQGTSATDHVLRRLLRGFLGQRSSHHPVLTLLLLLLLFLLLAVVAALAVRSAPQVPAPPAAPTLVLGCPPGWVGYNGVCYYFSRDSRTWEQSQERCSELGASLAIVQDEAMHWLLRLRGNVDYWLGLRRRGERLRWGDGSSFSSSVPVLGSEECVCLAEEKFRSESCSNRRPYLCSKAQAPL